One Megalopta genalis isolate 19385.01 chromosome 5, iyMegGena1_principal, whole genome shotgun sequence DNA window includes the following coding sequences:
- the LOC117221037 gene encoding uncharacterized protein LOC117221037 isoform X1 yields MVGEQQHRREEESKRVSGWPGGDQHTGRGEESNSMLDPSVLTDLEELTLCSYCKQKYNDAEQCPKYLSCKHYFCLRCIENNLLKGRELFCAHCWKRTDLGDQGPDALPTHSPLLALTNNLSHLMITTNNTCGKSNDKERKSENCHTHGMPLALWCATCCTALCRACATPQEHPGHQIKSQTDAKEQLISDVQLELVAMGKLSTEIQRLAMQQREFLIKVLEACVTLKTHVETDLQNGWSHFPEITDARETLGKAKASLQMIESPSDVYSLHSQLIIEKQRLQSKYQEMMLQCQLDDLIGNSGVVFDFALLKQALAGIHSGEPIVSQGASNGGRLPNHLTASQNPILFLANYCMSQLYSRHVVSKQHMQNGSIEYHSSMMQPQPAPPGSVHVHQGPPPSATPQQLLIPPGSPSVKPVPPAPPNAMLHPQQSTFIPEGVGTGGGGLVTVHSSSQPPSSGIAASLRGPSNPYPLYYFNIEVNGSPHGRIVIEVRPDAAPKMAKNFSVLATGEVGVGYKGCAIFQCWEGESVITGDFELNNGRGGRSIFEDGYFMPDDTKFPAVRGAVGMRRTQKRHDNLGMVGSQFRIILQEMRGFTGIFGHVVEGLELVEKISTFGDQTGKPTKNILITKCGKL; encoded by the exons GAGAACAACAGCATCGGAGAGAGGAGGAGAGCAAGAGAGTCTCGGGTTGGCCTGGTGGGGACCAGCATACGGgacgaggagaggagagcaacAGC ATGCTGGATCCGAGCGTACTAACGGATTTAGAGGAACTGACGCTGTGCAGTTACTGCAAGCAGAAGTATAACGACGCCGAACAATGCCCGAAGTACCTTAGTTGCAAACACTACTTCTGCCTGCGGTGCATagaaaacaatttattaaagGGACGCGAGTTGTTCTGCGCGCACTGTTGGAAGAGGACGGACTTAGGCGACCAAGGGCCGGACGCTTTGCCGACCCATTCTCCTCTCCTTGCCCTGACTAACAATCTATCGCACTTAATGATAACGACGAACAACACGTGCGGGAAGAGCAACGACAAGGAGAGAAAG AGTGAGAATTGTCACACGCATGGAATGCCCCTGGCGTTATGGTGCGCGACATGCTGTACGGCGCTCTGTAGGGCGTGCGCGACTCCACAGGAGCACCCGGGTCACCAGATCAAATCGCAAACCGATGCCAAAGAACAACTCATATCCGAC GTTCAATTGGAATTAGTTGCTATGGGGAAGCTGTCAACCGAGATTCAAAGACTGGCGATGCAACAGCGGGAATTCTTGATAAAAGTGTTAGAGGCATGCGTGACGCTGAAGACGCACGTCGAGACGGACCTGCAGAACGGCTGGAGCCACTTTCCCGAGATAACGGACGCGCGCGAAACACTCGGGAAAGCGAAAGCTAGTCTGCAGATGATCGAGAGCCCCAGCGACGTGTACAGCCTGCACTCGCAGCTGATCATCGAGAAACAAAGATTACAGTCCAAGTACCAAGAGATGATGTTGCAGTGCCAGCTGGACGACCTGATAGGCAATTCTGGGGTGGTTTTCGATTTCGCGCTGCTGAAGCAGGCGCTGGCTGGCATCCACTCCGGTGAACCGATAGTCTCCCAAGGGGCTAGCAACGGCGGCCGATTGCCGAACCATTTGACAGCTTCGCAGAATCCAATATTGTTCCTGGCAAACTATTGCATGTCGCAGCTATACTCAAGGCACGTGGTCAGCAAACAGCATATGCAGAACGGTTCGATAGAGTACCATTCGAGCATGATGCAGCCGCAACCAGCTCCGCCGGGATCCGTTCACGTGCACCAGGGCCCGCCACCGTCAGCTACCCCGCAGCAACTTCTAATCCCACCTGGCTCGCCGTCCGTTAAACCTGTTCCGCCCGCGCCGCCGAACGCGATGCTACACCCGCAACAATCGACTTTCATACCGGAAGGGGTCGGCACTGGTGGCGGAGGCCTGGTTACCGTCCATTCATCCTCTCAACCACCGTCCAGTGGAATTGCGGCATCACTCCGAGGACCTTCGAACCCCTATCCTCTCTATTACTTCAACATCGAAGTGAACGGATCGCCTCACGGCCGGATCGTGATAGAAGTGAGGCCAGACGCGGCGCCCAAGATGGCGAAAAATTTCAGTGTGCTAGCGACCGGCGAGGTAGGGGTCGGTTACAAGGGCTGTGCGATCTTTCAGTGCTGGGAGGGCGAGTCCGTAATCACCGGTGACTTCGAATTGAACAACGGCCGCGGGGGAAGAAGCATATTCGAGGACGGCTACTTTATGCCGGATGACACCAAGTTCCCGGCAGTTAGGGGAGCGGTGGGGATGCGCAGAACGCAGAAACGACACGACAACCTCGGCATGGTGGGATCGCAGTTTCGTATCATACTGCAGGAGATGCGCGGCTTTACGGGGATCTTTGGCCACGTCGTAGAGGGGTTGGAGCTGGTCGAAAAGATATCTACGTTTGGCGATCAGACCGGCAAGCCTACGAAGAATATTCTAATCACGAAGTGCGGTAAATTGTAA
- the LOC117221037 gene encoding uncharacterized protein LOC117221037 isoform X3 — protein sequence MLVMLDPSVLTDLEELTLCSYCKQKYNDAEQCPKYLSCKHYFCLRCIENNLLKGRELFCAHCWKRTDLGDQGPDALPTHSPLLALTNNLSHLMITTNNTCGKSNDKERKSENCHTHGMPLALWCATCCTALCRACATPQEHPGHQIKSQTDAKEQLISDVQLELVAMGKLSTEIQRLAMQQREFLIKVLEACVTLKTHVETDLQNGWSHFPEITDARETLGKAKASLQMIESPSDVYSLHSQLIIEKQRLQSKYQEMMLQCQLDDLIGNSGVVFDFALLKQALAGIHSGEPIVSQGASNGGRLPNHLTASQNPILFLANYCMSQLYSRHVVSKQHMQNGSIEYHSSMMQPQPAPPGSVHVHQGPPPSATPQQLLIPPGSPSVKPVPPAPPNAMLHPQQSTFIPEGVGTGGGGLVTVHSSSQPPSSGIAASLRGPSNPYPLYYFNIEVNGSPHGRIVIEVRPDAAPKMAKNFSVLATGEVGVGYKGCAIFQCWEGESVITGDFELNNGRGGRSIFEDGYFMPDDTKFPAVRGAVGMRRTQKRHDNLGMVGSQFRIILQEMRGFTGIFGHVVEGLELVEKISTFGDQTGKPTKNILITKCGKL from the exons ATGCTAGTG ATGCTGGATCCGAGCGTACTAACGGATTTAGAGGAACTGACGCTGTGCAGTTACTGCAAGCAGAAGTATAACGACGCCGAACAATGCCCGAAGTACCTTAGTTGCAAACACTACTTCTGCCTGCGGTGCATagaaaacaatttattaaagGGACGCGAGTTGTTCTGCGCGCACTGTTGGAAGAGGACGGACTTAGGCGACCAAGGGCCGGACGCTTTGCCGACCCATTCTCCTCTCCTTGCCCTGACTAACAATCTATCGCACTTAATGATAACGACGAACAACACGTGCGGGAAGAGCAACGACAAGGAGAGAAAG AGTGAGAATTGTCACACGCATGGAATGCCCCTGGCGTTATGGTGCGCGACATGCTGTACGGCGCTCTGTAGGGCGTGCGCGACTCCACAGGAGCACCCGGGTCACCAGATCAAATCGCAAACCGATGCCAAAGAACAACTCATATCCGAC GTTCAATTGGAATTAGTTGCTATGGGGAAGCTGTCAACCGAGATTCAAAGACTGGCGATGCAACAGCGGGAATTCTTGATAAAAGTGTTAGAGGCATGCGTGACGCTGAAGACGCACGTCGAGACGGACCTGCAGAACGGCTGGAGCCACTTTCCCGAGATAACGGACGCGCGCGAAACACTCGGGAAAGCGAAAGCTAGTCTGCAGATGATCGAGAGCCCCAGCGACGTGTACAGCCTGCACTCGCAGCTGATCATCGAGAAACAAAGATTACAGTCCAAGTACCAAGAGATGATGTTGCAGTGCCAGCTGGACGACCTGATAGGCAATTCTGGGGTGGTTTTCGATTTCGCGCTGCTGAAGCAGGCGCTGGCTGGCATCCACTCCGGTGAACCGATAGTCTCCCAAGGGGCTAGCAACGGCGGCCGATTGCCGAACCATTTGACAGCTTCGCAGAATCCAATATTGTTCCTGGCAAACTATTGCATGTCGCAGCTATACTCAAGGCACGTGGTCAGCAAACAGCATATGCAGAACGGTTCGATAGAGTACCATTCGAGCATGATGCAGCCGCAACCAGCTCCGCCGGGATCCGTTCACGTGCACCAGGGCCCGCCACCGTCAGCTACCCCGCAGCAACTTCTAATCCCACCTGGCTCGCCGTCCGTTAAACCTGTTCCGCCCGCGCCGCCGAACGCGATGCTACACCCGCAACAATCGACTTTCATACCGGAAGGGGTCGGCACTGGTGGCGGAGGCCTGGTTACCGTCCATTCATCCTCTCAACCACCGTCCAGTGGAATTGCGGCATCACTCCGAGGACCTTCGAACCCCTATCCTCTCTATTACTTCAACATCGAAGTGAACGGATCGCCTCACGGCCGGATCGTGATAGAAGTGAGGCCAGACGCGGCGCCCAAGATGGCGAAAAATTTCAGTGTGCTAGCGACCGGCGAGGTAGGGGTCGGTTACAAGGGCTGTGCGATCTTTCAGTGCTGGGAGGGCGAGTCCGTAATCACCGGTGACTTCGAATTGAACAACGGCCGCGGGGGAAGAAGCATATTCGAGGACGGCTACTTTATGCCGGATGACACCAAGTTCCCGGCAGTTAGGGGAGCGGTGGGGATGCGCAGAACGCAGAAACGACACGACAACCTCGGCATGGTGGGATCGCAGTTTCGTATCATACTGCAGGAGATGCGCGGCTTTACGGGGATCTTTGGCCACGTCGTAGAGGGGTTGGAGCTGGTCGAAAAGATATCTACGTTTGGCGATCAGACCGGCAAGCCTACGAAGAATATTCTAATCACGAAGTGCGGTAAATTGTAA
- the LOC117221037 gene encoding uncharacterized protein LOC117221037 isoform X4: MMLDPSVLTDLEELTLCSYCKQKYNDAEQCPKYLSCKHYFCLRCIENNLLKGRELFCAHCWKRTDLGDQGPDALPTHSPLLALTNNLSHLMITTNNTCGKSNDKERKSENCHTHGMPLALWCATCCTALCRACATPQEHPGHQIKSQTDAKEQLISDVQLELVAMGKLSTEIQRLAMQQREFLIKVLEACVTLKTHVETDLQNGWSHFPEITDARETLGKAKASLQMIESPSDVYSLHSQLIIEKQRLQSKYQEMMLQCQLDDLIGNSGVVFDFALLKQALAGIHSGEPIVSQGASNGGRLPNHLTASQNPILFLANYCMSQLYSRHVVSKQHMQNGSIEYHSSMMQPQPAPPGSVHVHQGPPPSATPQQLLIPPGSPSVKPVPPAPPNAMLHPQQSTFIPEGVGTGGGGLVTVHSSSQPPSSGIAASLRGPSNPYPLYYFNIEVNGSPHGRIVIEVRPDAAPKMAKNFSVLATGEVGVGYKGCAIFQCWEGESVITGDFELNNGRGGRSIFEDGYFMPDDTKFPAVRGAVGMRRTQKRHDNLGMVGSQFRIILQEMRGFTGIFGHVVEGLELVEKISTFGDQTGKPTKNILITKCGKL, from the exons ATG ATGCTGGATCCGAGCGTACTAACGGATTTAGAGGAACTGACGCTGTGCAGTTACTGCAAGCAGAAGTATAACGACGCCGAACAATGCCCGAAGTACCTTAGTTGCAAACACTACTTCTGCCTGCGGTGCATagaaaacaatttattaaagGGACGCGAGTTGTTCTGCGCGCACTGTTGGAAGAGGACGGACTTAGGCGACCAAGGGCCGGACGCTTTGCCGACCCATTCTCCTCTCCTTGCCCTGACTAACAATCTATCGCACTTAATGATAACGACGAACAACACGTGCGGGAAGAGCAACGACAAGGAGAGAAAG AGTGAGAATTGTCACACGCATGGAATGCCCCTGGCGTTATGGTGCGCGACATGCTGTACGGCGCTCTGTAGGGCGTGCGCGACTCCACAGGAGCACCCGGGTCACCAGATCAAATCGCAAACCGATGCCAAAGAACAACTCATATCCGAC GTTCAATTGGAATTAGTTGCTATGGGGAAGCTGTCAACCGAGATTCAAAGACTGGCGATGCAACAGCGGGAATTCTTGATAAAAGTGTTAGAGGCATGCGTGACGCTGAAGACGCACGTCGAGACGGACCTGCAGAACGGCTGGAGCCACTTTCCCGAGATAACGGACGCGCGCGAAACACTCGGGAAAGCGAAAGCTAGTCTGCAGATGATCGAGAGCCCCAGCGACGTGTACAGCCTGCACTCGCAGCTGATCATCGAGAAACAAAGATTACAGTCCAAGTACCAAGAGATGATGTTGCAGTGCCAGCTGGACGACCTGATAGGCAATTCTGGGGTGGTTTTCGATTTCGCGCTGCTGAAGCAGGCGCTGGCTGGCATCCACTCCGGTGAACCGATAGTCTCCCAAGGGGCTAGCAACGGCGGCCGATTGCCGAACCATTTGACAGCTTCGCAGAATCCAATATTGTTCCTGGCAAACTATTGCATGTCGCAGCTATACTCAAGGCACGTGGTCAGCAAACAGCATATGCAGAACGGTTCGATAGAGTACCATTCGAGCATGATGCAGCCGCAACCAGCTCCGCCGGGATCCGTTCACGTGCACCAGGGCCCGCCACCGTCAGCTACCCCGCAGCAACTTCTAATCCCACCTGGCTCGCCGTCCGTTAAACCTGTTCCGCCCGCGCCGCCGAACGCGATGCTACACCCGCAACAATCGACTTTCATACCGGAAGGGGTCGGCACTGGTGGCGGAGGCCTGGTTACCGTCCATTCATCCTCTCAACCACCGTCCAGTGGAATTGCGGCATCACTCCGAGGACCTTCGAACCCCTATCCTCTCTATTACTTCAACATCGAAGTGAACGGATCGCCTCACGGCCGGATCGTGATAGAAGTGAGGCCAGACGCGGCGCCCAAGATGGCGAAAAATTTCAGTGTGCTAGCGACCGGCGAGGTAGGGGTCGGTTACAAGGGCTGTGCGATCTTTCAGTGCTGGGAGGGCGAGTCCGTAATCACCGGTGACTTCGAATTGAACAACGGCCGCGGGGGAAGAAGCATATTCGAGGACGGCTACTTTATGCCGGATGACACCAAGTTCCCGGCAGTTAGGGGAGCGGTGGGGATGCGCAGAACGCAGAAACGACACGACAACCTCGGCATGGTGGGATCGCAGTTTCGTATCATACTGCAGGAGATGCGCGGCTTTACGGGGATCTTTGGCCACGTCGTAGAGGGGTTGGAGCTGGTCGAAAAGATATCTACGTTTGGCGATCAGACCGGCAAGCCTACGAAGAATATTCTAATCACGAAGTGCGGTAAATTGTAA
- the LOC117221037 gene encoding uncharacterized protein LOC117221037 isoform X2 produces the protein MSTRFLPNSENTFAINSCIRTVPMLDPSVLTDLEELTLCSYCKQKYNDAEQCPKYLSCKHYFCLRCIENNLLKGRELFCAHCWKRTDLGDQGPDALPTHSPLLALTNNLSHLMITTNNTCGKSNDKERKSENCHTHGMPLALWCATCCTALCRACATPQEHPGHQIKSQTDAKEQLISDVQLELVAMGKLSTEIQRLAMQQREFLIKVLEACVTLKTHVETDLQNGWSHFPEITDARETLGKAKASLQMIESPSDVYSLHSQLIIEKQRLQSKYQEMMLQCQLDDLIGNSGVVFDFALLKQALAGIHSGEPIVSQGASNGGRLPNHLTASQNPILFLANYCMSQLYSRHVVSKQHMQNGSIEYHSSMMQPQPAPPGSVHVHQGPPPSATPQQLLIPPGSPSVKPVPPAPPNAMLHPQQSTFIPEGVGTGGGGLVTVHSSSQPPSSGIAASLRGPSNPYPLYYFNIEVNGSPHGRIVIEVRPDAAPKMAKNFSVLATGEVGVGYKGCAIFQCWEGESVITGDFELNNGRGGRSIFEDGYFMPDDTKFPAVRGAVGMRRTQKRHDNLGMVGSQFRIILQEMRGFTGIFGHVVEGLELVEKISTFGDQTGKPTKNILITKCGKL, from the exons ATGTCCACACGCTTTCTACCAAATTCGGAGAATACTTTTGCAATAAACTCGTGTATACGAACCGTGCCA ATGCTGGATCCGAGCGTACTAACGGATTTAGAGGAACTGACGCTGTGCAGTTACTGCAAGCAGAAGTATAACGACGCCGAACAATGCCCGAAGTACCTTAGTTGCAAACACTACTTCTGCCTGCGGTGCATagaaaacaatttattaaagGGACGCGAGTTGTTCTGCGCGCACTGTTGGAAGAGGACGGACTTAGGCGACCAAGGGCCGGACGCTTTGCCGACCCATTCTCCTCTCCTTGCCCTGACTAACAATCTATCGCACTTAATGATAACGACGAACAACACGTGCGGGAAGAGCAACGACAAGGAGAGAAAG AGTGAGAATTGTCACACGCATGGAATGCCCCTGGCGTTATGGTGCGCGACATGCTGTACGGCGCTCTGTAGGGCGTGCGCGACTCCACAGGAGCACCCGGGTCACCAGATCAAATCGCAAACCGATGCCAAAGAACAACTCATATCCGAC GTTCAATTGGAATTAGTTGCTATGGGGAAGCTGTCAACCGAGATTCAAAGACTGGCGATGCAACAGCGGGAATTCTTGATAAAAGTGTTAGAGGCATGCGTGACGCTGAAGACGCACGTCGAGACGGACCTGCAGAACGGCTGGAGCCACTTTCCCGAGATAACGGACGCGCGCGAAACACTCGGGAAAGCGAAAGCTAGTCTGCAGATGATCGAGAGCCCCAGCGACGTGTACAGCCTGCACTCGCAGCTGATCATCGAGAAACAAAGATTACAGTCCAAGTACCAAGAGATGATGTTGCAGTGCCAGCTGGACGACCTGATAGGCAATTCTGGGGTGGTTTTCGATTTCGCGCTGCTGAAGCAGGCGCTGGCTGGCATCCACTCCGGTGAACCGATAGTCTCCCAAGGGGCTAGCAACGGCGGCCGATTGCCGAACCATTTGACAGCTTCGCAGAATCCAATATTGTTCCTGGCAAACTATTGCATGTCGCAGCTATACTCAAGGCACGTGGTCAGCAAACAGCATATGCAGAACGGTTCGATAGAGTACCATTCGAGCATGATGCAGCCGCAACCAGCTCCGCCGGGATCCGTTCACGTGCACCAGGGCCCGCCACCGTCAGCTACCCCGCAGCAACTTCTAATCCCACCTGGCTCGCCGTCCGTTAAACCTGTTCCGCCCGCGCCGCCGAACGCGATGCTACACCCGCAACAATCGACTTTCATACCGGAAGGGGTCGGCACTGGTGGCGGAGGCCTGGTTACCGTCCATTCATCCTCTCAACCACCGTCCAGTGGAATTGCGGCATCACTCCGAGGACCTTCGAACCCCTATCCTCTCTATTACTTCAACATCGAAGTGAACGGATCGCCTCACGGCCGGATCGTGATAGAAGTGAGGCCAGACGCGGCGCCCAAGATGGCGAAAAATTTCAGTGTGCTAGCGACCGGCGAGGTAGGGGTCGGTTACAAGGGCTGTGCGATCTTTCAGTGCTGGGAGGGCGAGTCCGTAATCACCGGTGACTTCGAATTGAACAACGGCCGCGGGGGAAGAAGCATATTCGAGGACGGCTACTTTATGCCGGATGACACCAAGTTCCCGGCAGTTAGGGGAGCGGTGGGGATGCGCAGAACGCAGAAACGACACGACAACCTCGGCATGGTGGGATCGCAGTTTCGTATCATACTGCAGGAGATGCGCGGCTTTACGGGGATCTTTGGCCACGTCGTAGAGGGGTTGGAGCTGGTCGAAAAGATATCTACGTTTGGCGATCAGACCGGCAAGCCTACGAAGAATATTCTAATCACGAAGTGCGGTAAATTGTAA
- the LOC117221037 gene encoding uncharacterized protein LOC117221037 isoform X5 encodes MLDPSVLTDLEELTLCSYCKQKYNDAEQCPKYLSCKHYFCLRCIENNLLKGRELFCAHCWKRTDLGDQGPDALPTHSPLLALTNNLSHLMITTNNTCGKSNDKERKSENCHTHGMPLALWCATCCTALCRACATPQEHPGHQIKSQTDAKEQLISDVQLELVAMGKLSTEIQRLAMQQREFLIKVLEACVTLKTHVETDLQNGWSHFPEITDARETLGKAKASLQMIESPSDVYSLHSQLIIEKQRLQSKYQEMMLQCQLDDLIGNSGVVFDFALLKQALAGIHSGEPIVSQGASNGGRLPNHLTASQNPILFLANYCMSQLYSRHVVSKQHMQNGSIEYHSSMMQPQPAPPGSVHVHQGPPPSATPQQLLIPPGSPSVKPVPPAPPNAMLHPQQSTFIPEGVGTGGGGLVTVHSSSQPPSSGIAASLRGPSNPYPLYYFNIEVNGSPHGRIVIEVRPDAAPKMAKNFSVLATGEVGVGYKGCAIFQCWEGESVITGDFELNNGRGGRSIFEDGYFMPDDTKFPAVRGAVGMRRTQKRHDNLGMVGSQFRIILQEMRGFTGIFGHVVEGLELVEKISTFGDQTGKPTKNILITKCGKL; translated from the exons ATGCTGGATCCGAGCGTACTAACGGATTTAGAGGAACTGACGCTGTGCAGTTACTGCAAGCAGAAGTATAACGACGCCGAACAATGCCCGAAGTACCTTAGTTGCAAACACTACTTCTGCCTGCGGTGCATagaaaacaatttattaaagGGACGCGAGTTGTTCTGCGCGCACTGTTGGAAGAGGACGGACTTAGGCGACCAAGGGCCGGACGCTTTGCCGACCCATTCTCCTCTCCTTGCCCTGACTAACAATCTATCGCACTTAATGATAACGACGAACAACACGTGCGGGAAGAGCAACGACAAGGAGAGAAAG AGTGAGAATTGTCACACGCATGGAATGCCCCTGGCGTTATGGTGCGCGACATGCTGTACGGCGCTCTGTAGGGCGTGCGCGACTCCACAGGAGCACCCGGGTCACCAGATCAAATCGCAAACCGATGCCAAAGAACAACTCATATCCGAC GTTCAATTGGAATTAGTTGCTATGGGGAAGCTGTCAACCGAGATTCAAAGACTGGCGATGCAACAGCGGGAATTCTTGATAAAAGTGTTAGAGGCATGCGTGACGCTGAAGACGCACGTCGAGACGGACCTGCAGAACGGCTGGAGCCACTTTCCCGAGATAACGGACGCGCGCGAAACACTCGGGAAAGCGAAAGCTAGTCTGCAGATGATCGAGAGCCCCAGCGACGTGTACAGCCTGCACTCGCAGCTGATCATCGAGAAACAAAGATTACAGTCCAAGTACCAAGAGATGATGTTGCAGTGCCAGCTGGACGACCTGATAGGCAATTCTGGGGTGGTTTTCGATTTCGCGCTGCTGAAGCAGGCGCTGGCTGGCATCCACTCCGGTGAACCGATAGTCTCCCAAGGGGCTAGCAACGGCGGCCGATTGCCGAACCATTTGACAGCTTCGCAGAATCCAATATTGTTCCTGGCAAACTATTGCATGTCGCAGCTATACTCAAGGCACGTGGTCAGCAAACAGCATATGCAGAACGGTTCGATAGAGTACCATTCGAGCATGATGCAGCCGCAACCAGCTCCGCCGGGATCCGTTCACGTGCACCAGGGCCCGCCACCGTCAGCTACCCCGCAGCAACTTCTAATCCCACCTGGCTCGCCGTCCGTTAAACCTGTTCCGCCCGCGCCGCCGAACGCGATGCTACACCCGCAACAATCGACTTTCATACCGGAAGGGGTCGGCACTGGTGGCGGAGGCCTGGTTACCGTCCATTCATCCTCTCAACCACCGTCCAGTGGAATTGCGGCATCACTCCGAGGACCTTCGAACCCCTATCCTCTCTATTACTTCAACATCGAAGTGAACGGATCGCCTCACGGCCGGATCGTGATAGAAGTGAGGCCAGACGCGGCGCCCAAGATGGCGAAAAATTTCAGTGTGCTAGCGACCGGCGAGGTAGGGGTCGGTTACAAGGGCTGTGCGATCTTTCAGTGCTGGGAGGGCGAGTCCGTAATCACCGGTGACTTCGAATTGAACAACGGCCGCGGGGGAAGAAGCATATTCGAGGACGGCTACTTTATGCCGGATGACACCAAGTTCCCGGCAGTTAGGGGAGCGGTGGGGATGCGCAGAACGCAGAAACGACACGACAACCTCGGCATGGTGGGATCGCAGTTTCGTATCATACTGCAGGAGATGCGCGGCTTTACGGGGATCTTTGGCCACGTCGTAGAGGGGTTGGAGCTGGTCGAAAAGATATCTACGTTTGGCGATCAGACCGGCAAGCCTACGAAGAATATTCTAATCACGAAGTGCGGTAAATTGTAA